A window of Excalfactoria chinensis isolate bCotChi1 chromosome Z, bCotChi1.hap2, whole genome shotgun sequence contains these coding sequences:
- the FOXB2 gene encoding forkhead box protein B2, with product MPRPGKSSYSDQKPPYSYISLTAMAIQHSAEKMLPLSDIYKFIMERFPYYREHTQRWQNSLRHNLSFNDCFIKIPRRPDQPGKGSFWALHPDCGDMFENGSFLRRRKRFKVLRPEHHLPGGGGGGSGGAAGGAASGGPGKSPAPGGPHMAHYFHPHPPPPPPPPGKVPGLAGPEAAVAAAAAAAAVGRLPQFSPYGGSQPSGFKHPFAIENIIGRDYKGVLQAGGLPLASVMHHLGYPVPSGVVGSVWPHVGVMDPVSGVPVSPDYGPFGVPVKALCHPPAQTMPAVPVPIKPAPAMPALTVASSQLCPAASPASAALLEQAAGAASEGKSSLHSVLVHS from the coding sequence ATGCCCAGGCCGGGGAAGAGCTCGTACAGCGATCAGAAGCCGCCCTACTCCTACATCTCTCTGACGGCCATGGCCATCCAGCACTCGGCCGAGAAGATGCTGCCCCTGAGCGACATCTACAAGTTCATCATGGAGCGCTTCCCCTACTACCGGGAGCACACGCAGCGCTGGCAGAACTCGCTCCGCCACAACCTCTCCTTCAACGACTGCTTCATCAAGATCCCGCGCCGCCCCGACCAGCCGGGGAAGGGCAGCTTCTGGGCGCTGCACCCCGACTGCGGGGACATGTTCGAGAACGGCAGCTTCCTCCGCCGCCGCAAGCGCTTCAAGGTCCTGCGGCCCGAGCACCACCTGCCCgggggcggtggcggcggcAGTGGCGgagcggcgggcggcgcggcgaGCGGAGGCCCCGGGAAGTCGCCGGCGCCCGGGGGCCCGCACATGGCTCACTACTTCCATCCGcacccgccgccgccgccgccgcccccgggcAAGGTGCCGGGGCTGGCGGGCCCCGAGGCAGCCgtggccgccgccgccgccgccgccgccgtggGGAGGCTGCCGCAGTTCTCGCCCTACGGCGGCAGCCAGCCCTCGGGCTTCAAGCATCCCTTCGCCATCGAGAACATCATCGGCAGAGATTACAAGGGCGTGCTGCAGGCCGGCGGGCTGCCGCTGGCCTCGGTGATGCACCACCTGGGTTACCCGGTGCCCAGCGGCGTGGTAGGTTCCGTGTGGCCCCACGTCGGGGTGATGGACCCCGTGTCCGGCGTGCCCGTGTCCCCCGACTACGGACCCTTCGGGGTGCCCGTGAAGGCGCTCTGCCATCCGCCGGCGCAGACCATGCCCGCCGTGCCCGTGCCCATCAAGCCGGCTCCCGCTATGCCCGCGCTGACGGTCGCCTCCTCGCAGCTCTGCCCCGCAGCCTCCCCGGCCTCCGCCGCGCTCCTGGAGCAGGCGGCGGGCGCCGCCTCCGAGGGCAAGAGCTCTCTGCACTCCGTCCTGGTGCACTCCTAA